The following are encoded together in the Phaseolus vulgaris cultivar G19833 chromosome 9, P. vulgaris v2.0, whole genome shotgun sequence genome:
- the LOC137822649 gene encoding glycine-rich cell wall structural protein-like isoform X2: MRAVSDGVVLVLAFCIVLASGSLVVGKVEKIKDDKHLIHPPHLLGPGIIKRGFKRGGIGFGGGGGLGGGGGVGGGFGGGAGGGIGGGGGLGGGGGLGGGAGGGLGGGGGFGGGAGGGVGGGGGLGGGAGGGIGGGVGGGGGLGHGIGGGGGLGGGGGLGHGVGGGAGGGLGHGVGGGIGGGAGGGGGLGGGGGLGGGGGLGHGVGGGIGGGAGGGGGLGGGGGLGHGVGGGIGGGAGGGGGLGGGGGLGHGVGGGIGGGAGGGGGLGHGVGGGIGGGAGGGGGLGHGVGGGIGGGAGGGGGLGGGGGIGGGAGSGGGLGHGVGGGIGGGAGGGVGGGGGAGGGGGFGGGGGAGGGIGGGIGGGIGGGVGGGGGFGGGGGGGVGGGGGGGFGGGGGFGVSGGFGGGGGAGFGGGH; the protein is encoded by the exons ATGAGAGCTGTTTCAGATGGCGTTGTTCTTGTGCTTGCCTTCTGCATTGTACTTGCTAGTGGTTCGTTGGTAGTGGGGAAGGTGGAGAAAATTAAGGATGACAAGCATTTGATTCATCCCCCACATTTGTTGGGGCCTGGGATTATCAAGAGAGGGTTTAAGCGTGGTGGAATTGGttttggtggtggtggtggtttaGGAGGAGGGGGTGGCGTGGGTGGTGGCTTTGGAGGTGGTGCGGGGGGAGGGATAGGGGGAGGAGGTGGCCTTGGTGGTGGTGGAGGTCTTGGAGGAGGTGCAGGTGGCGGACTTGGCGGTGGTGGTGGGTTTGGTGGAGGTGCGGGTGGAGGCGTTGGAGGTGGAGGAGGGCTTGGTGGTGGTGCCGGTGGCGGCATTGGCGGTGGTGTAGGAGGCGGAG GTGGGTTAGGACACGGtattggtggtggtggtggtctaggaggtggaggtgggctTGGTCACGGTGTCGGTGGCGGAGCCGGTGGTGGACTTGGTCATGGTGTTGGTGGCGGCattggaggaggagcaggtggtggtggtggtttaggaggtggaggtgggctTGGTGGAGGTGGCGGACTTGGTCATGGTGTCGGTGGCGGCattggaggaggagcaggtggtggtggtggtttaggaggtggaggtgggctTGGTCACGGCGTTGGTGGCGGAattggaggaggagcaggtggcGGTGGTGGTTTaggaggtggaggtgggctTGGTCATGGTGTTGGTGGCGGAattggaggaggagcag gtggtggtggtggactTGGTCATGGTGTTGGTGGTGGCATTGGAGGGGGAGcgggtggtggtggtggactTGGTCATGGTGTTGGTGGCGGCattggaggaggagcaggtggcGGTGGTGGTttaggaggtggtggtggcATTGGGGGAGGAGCGGGTAGTGGTGGTGGACTTGGTCATGGTGTTGGTGGAGGCattggaggaggagcaggtggtGGTGTAGGAGGAGGCGGTGGTGCTGGCGGAGGAGGTGGGTTTGGCGGTGGTGGTGGGGCTGGAGGTGGGATTGGAGGTGGGATTGGAGGTGGAATTGGAGGTGGTGTAGGTGGAGGAGGAGGGTTTGGaggtggaggtggaggtggaGTTGGAGGAGGTGGAGGTGGAGGATTTGGTGGCGGCGGTGGCTTTGGAGTTAGTGGTGGTTTTGGTGGTGGCGGTGGTGCTGGATTTGGCGGTGGGCACTAA
- the LOC137822649 gene encoding glycine-rich cell wall structural protein-like isoform X1: protein MRAVSDGVVLVLAFCIVLASGSLVVGKVEKIKDDKHLIHPPHLLGPGIIKRGFKRGGIGFGGGGGLGGGGGVGGGFGGGAGGGIGGGGGLGGGGGLGGGAGGGLGGGGGFGGGAGGGVGGGGGLGGGAGGGIGGGVGGGGGLGHGIGGGGGLGGGGGLGHGVGGGAGGGLGHGVGGGIGGGAGGGGGLGGGGGLGGGGGLGHGVGGGIGGGAGGGGGLGGGGGLGHGVGGGIGGGAGGGGGLGGGGGLGHGVGGGIGGGAGGGGGLGGGGGIGHGVGGGIGGGAGGGGGLGHGVGGGIGGGAGGGGGLGHGVGGGIGGGAGGGGGLGGGGGIGGGAGSGGGLGHGVGGGIGGGAGGGVGGGGGAGGGGGFGGGGGAGGGIGGGIGGGIGGGVGGGGGFGGGGGGGVGGGGGGGFGGGGGFGVSGGFGGGGGAGFGGGH from the exons ATGAGAGCTGTTTCAGATGGCGTTGTTCTTGTGCTTGCCTTCTGCATTGTACTTGCTAGTGGTTCGTTGGTAGTGGGGAAGGTGGAGAAAATTAAGGATGACAAGCATTTGATTCATCCCCCACATTTGTTGGGGCCTGGGATTATCAAGAGAGGGTTTAAGCGTGGTGGAATTGGttttggtggtggtggtggtttaGGAGGAGGGGGTGGCGTGGGTGGTGGCTTTGGAGGTGGTGCGGGGGGAGGGATAGGGGGAGGAGGTGGCCTTGGTGGTGGTGGAGGTCTTGGAGGAGGTGCAGGTGGCGGACTTGGCGGTGGTGGTGGGTTTGGTGGAGGTGCGGGTGGAGGCGTTGGAGGTGGAGGAGGGCTTGGTGGTGGTGCCGGTGGCGGCATTGGCGGTGGTGTAGGAGGCGGAG GTGGGTTAGGACACGGtattggtggtggtggtggtctaggaggtggaggtgggctTGGTCACGGTGTCGGTGGCGGAGCCGGTGGTGGACTTGGTCATGGTGTTGGTGGCGGCattggaggaggagcaggtggtggtggtggtttaggaggtggaggtgggctTGGTGGAGGTGGCGGACTTGGTCATGGTGTCGGTGGCGGCattggaggaggagcaggtggtggtggtggtttaggaggtggaggtgggctTGGTCACGGCGTTGGTGGCGGAattggaggaggagcaggtggcGGTGGTGGTTTaggaggtggaggtgggctTGGTCATGGTGTTGGTGGCGGAattggaggaggagcaggtggtggtggtggtttaggaggtggtggtggcATAGGTCATGGTGTTGGTGGCGGCattggaggaggagcaggtggtggtggtggactTGGTCATGGTGTTGGTGGTGGCATTGGAGGGGGAGcgggtggtggtggtggactTGGTCATGGTGTTGGTGGCGGCattggaggaggagcaggtggcGGTGGTGGTttaggaggtggtggtggcATTGGGGGAGGAGCGGGTAGTGGTGGTGGACTTGGTCATGGTGTTGGTGGAGGCattggaggaggagcaggtggtGGTGTAGGAGGAGGCGGTGGTGCTGGCGGAGGAGGTGGGTTTGGCGGTGGTGGTGGGGCTGGAGGTGGGATTGGAGGTGGGATTGGAGGTGGAATTGGAGGTGGTGTAGGTGGAGGAGGAGGGTTTGGaggtggaggtggaggtggaGTTGGAGGAGGTGGAGGTGGAGGATTTGGTGGCGGCGGTGGCTTTGGAGTTAGTGGTGGTTTTGGTGGTGGCGGTGGTGCTGGATTTGGCGGTGGGCACTAA